In the genome of Verrucomicrobia bacterium CG1_02_43_26, the window TCGTTCTTGATTGTTTTAATCTGAAGAACCTTAGTTTCTTGGACTTTAAGGACTGTAACAGGAATCAGGCGACCATTGTCGTCAAACATTTGCGTCATCCCGACCTTGTCAGCAATTAAATGTACTTCTTTATTATTCGTAGTCATAAGTTCTAAGCGGCAGGTTTTACTTTGTTGCAAAGCGCCTGCTTTAGTTTGATAAAAGTTATAGGAAAAACTATAAACAAATCTGTGTCAATATTTTTTTACACAGAAATTGCAATAGCTACGCCTGCAGGGAGATTTAATTTTTTTAATTCGTCAACGGTTTGGGCTGTAGGCTCGATGATATCTACCAATCGGGTGTGCGTACGGCGTTCGAACGTCTCTGAAGATTTTTTGTTAACGTGTGTAGAACGGTTAACAGAAACTTTATCAATATGCGTTGGTAAAGGTACTGGACCGGCTACTCTTGCGCCTGAGCGTTTTGCTGTATCAACAATTTCCCGTGCGGCACCATCGATGGCGCTTGAATCATAGCCCTCGAGGCGAATGCGAATCTTTTGTTTATTTTTGTTTGACATATTATGTGCGAGCAATTGTGCGTGGTGAATTATCTATAATTTTCTCTAATTGGCTATTCGGAACTTGATCAAAGTGTGATGGCTCCATCGAGTAAGAAGCACGACCCTTAGAAAGAGAGCGTACATCTGTGGCATAACCGAACATAGTTTCCAGAGGAACAAACGCTGTGACAATGGTTAAATTGCCCTTTGTTTCCATGTTTTGAATTTGCCCACGACGACGGTTAATATCACCCATGATATCGCCCTGATACTCATCTGGTGTAGAAACTTCTACTTTCATGATAGGCTCTAAAAGAACTGGATCGGCCTTCTTCATAGCTTCTTTAAAGGCGAAGATACCTGCCATTTTAAATGCCATTTCAGAAGAGTCCACTTCGTGATAACTTCCATCAACGATACGAACAGTAAAGTCAATTACAGGATACCCGGCAATAACACCATTGCGTGAACCTTCAAGAATACCTTCTTGTGTTGGTTTAATGTATTCACGAGGAATAGAGCCACCTACGATTTCATTGAGAACTTCAATGCCCTTACCCTTTTCAGCTGGTTCAATCTTGATAACAGCATGACCATACTGACCGCGACCACCAGATTGGCGAACAAATTTGCCTTCGGCATCTGCTGCTTTTTTGATTGTTTCGCGATATGCAATTTGGGGTTTTCCAGCGTCAGCTTGCACCTTAAATTCACGGAATAAACGGTCGCGAATAATATCAAGGTGAAGTTCACCCATACCCGCAATAATCGTTTGCCCTGTCTCAGGATCAGAAGATACACGGAACGTTGGGTCTTCTTCTGCTAAACGTTGTAGTCCAATAGAAAGTTTTTCTTGGTCAGCCTTAGACTTTGGCTCGATAGACATGCTGATAACAGGCTCTGGGAATGTAGGCGGCTCAAGCATCACTTCTAAGCTTTTATCGCAAAGAGTATCTCCTGTTACGACTTCTTTGACACCAATAACAGCACAGATATCTCCAGAGTAAGCAACGTCAATATCTTCACGTGAATCAGCCTTCATAACCATTAGACGGCTTATGCGCTCTGTTTTACGGGTGCGTGGATTGTAAAGAACTGAACCTTTATTCAAAGTACCGGCATAAATGCGATAAAATACTAATTTACCTACATAAGGATCCGTCATGATCTTAAATGCAAGACCGATTACTGGAGCTTTATCATCTGGTTTAATGCTCACTTCCTCTTCATCATCCCAGCCCTTCATTGGAGGCAAATCGATTGGACTTGGCAAATAATCGACAACGGCATCTAGCAGCATCTGAACGCCCTTATTTTTAAAGGCACTTCCTGGAATCACGCCAAGGAATTCTCTTGTCAGTGTTGCTTTACGAATAGCCCGCTTCAGTTCATTGGACGTAATTTCTTCACCACCCAAATACTTTTCTGCTAATTCGTCATCAAAATCACATACTGCCTCAATCAATGCATCGCGATATTGCTGAGCCATTTCCATGTGCTCTGCTGGAATATCCACCACATTGAAACGCATGCCATCCGGGTCTGTTTCGTCATAAACACATGCATGCATTTTAACGAGGTCAATCAATCCCTTTAAATTCTCTTCTGCACCAATATTTAAATAAATAGGATGTGCGTTACCGCCTAGCTTTTCGCGAATATCATTTACTGCGGAAAGGAAATCAGCTCCTGTGCGGTCCATCTTGTTGATAAAGGCCAAACGAGGAACGGCATATTTATCCATCTGACGCCACACGGTTTCAGATTGCGGT includes:
- a CDS encoding 30S ribosomal protein S10 encodes the protein MSNKNKQKIRIRLEGYDSSAIDGAAREIVDTAKRSGARVAGPVPLPTHIDKVSVNRSTHVNKKSSETFERRTHTRLVDIIEPTAQTVDELKKLNLPAGVAIAISV
- a CDS encoding translation elongation factor G — translated: MDTQERENLSSANSPARATPLEFTRNIGIAAHIDAGKTTTTERILFYAGVVHKMGEVHEGTAVTDWMEQERERGITITSAAISCSWTTKEGPFANIKNQVNIIDTPGHVDFTAEVERSLRVLDGAVGVFCGVAGVQPQSETVWRQMDKYAVPRLAFINKMDRTGADFLSAVNDIREKLGGNAHPIYLNIGAEENLKGLIDLVKMHACVYDETDPDGMRFNVVDIPAEHMEMAQQYRDALIEAVCDFDDELAEKYLGGEEITSNELKRAIRKATLTREFLGVIPGSAFKNKGVQMLLDAVVDYLPSPIDLPPMKGWDDEEEVSIKPDDKAPVIGLAFKIMTDPYVGKLVFYRIYAGTLNKGSVLYNPRTRKTERISRLMVMKADSREDIDVAYSGDICAVIGVKEVVTGDTLCDKSLEVMLEPPTFPEPVISMSIEPKSKADQEKLSIGLQRLAEEDPTFRVSSDPETGQTIIAGMGELHLDIIRDRLFREFKVQADAGKPQIAYRETIKKAADAEGKFVRQSGGRGQYGHAVIKIEPAEKGKGIEVLNEIVGGSIPREYIKPTQEGILEGSRNGVIAGYPVIDFTVRIVDGSYHEVDSSEMAFKMAGIFAFKEAMKKADPVLLEPIMKVEVSTPDEYQGDIMGDINRRRGQIQNMETKGNLTIVTAFVPLETMFGYATDVRSLSKGRASYSMEPSHFDQVPNSQLEKIIDNSPRTIART